Below is a genomic region from Betta splendens chromosome 8, fBetSpl5.4, whole genome shotgun sequence.
GTGCGTTCGCACTTACATAAGTCCACGCTACTTTCTAATTAACTGCTGAAGCCCTGGAGAGAAGGCTCAGATAAGCTCACTCTCACTATTCAAACAGTGTGACCTTGTTAATGTAAACGCTTTCTGCTGGTTTTTATTAATTTAGCCTCAATAACTGTAGAAACATGAGGCTTGAATGGATGAAGGTACATGTTGTTGACCAGCCTCGCAGATGTGGAAACAGCAAATATTGCCAAAGCTCAGTAATGGAGCCAAGTGTGTTTGCATGAAGCTTCTCCGCCTGTCGGCCTTTTTTTGCGTTTGTTGTATTGGAGGCACCTGTTCGAGTCGACACGGGGCAGCAGGTCTCGGCGGCGCCGGCTCCAGACACACGTGGTCCGTCCACACGTGACATGTTGCAGCTCAGACCCGTGTCGTCACAAACCACCCTCACTCGGTTCATGTGGCTTCTTTCATTTTTGCTGACAGCTTGAAAGCGGTGAcagagcttcagctgcaggttaGTGTAGACGCTGCAGCACCAGATGAAGGCGTGGGACGGAAAAGGGTCTCACCAGGGGGCACGGCGCCAGAGATGCACCGCAGATGGAGCAGAGCTGTGCACACAGAGATGCCCTCATTTTCTCTGTTTGCCCTCGAGCACTTTTCCTGAGCTCCTCACAAGAAGTGTGATTCTCTTTCTCTCGGCTCCTCCGTCCGCCCTCTTCCTTTTTTCTGGTGTTGAGCTGCAGAGCTGTAATTAGGTCTCCTGCCTTCTCATCTCTCCTGATCCACCGTGCAGACACTGACAGCTGTATTTAAAGCCATTATTAAAGCATTATTCTCACTctattttttcccctctctaaTCAGTGTTTCTGCTCAGCACATGACTGAAGATGCGTTCTCTTCCTGGATGCTGGCTTTTGTCTGAGGGCACTGACAGCAACAAGTCTGCTGCTAATGCCTCATGACTGCAACAGTTGTTCCTGAAAACCCACAGTCGTCTGAGCTGCCGCGTGTGTTTACTGCACAACAGACTgttgcttttcttttatttatgccTGAGTGATTAGAGGGAATTGCCAAAATAAACTGAACAGAGAATTCAAGCTGTGATAAACAACAACATGATGTAGGACAGGAGCCCACCCCCTCACGGCTCAGCTGATGCCGAGCAGAGAGGAGCTAAAATTACCCCTCTGTTGCCGTTATCACACTTAGCGCCGCTAATTGGAGTTCACCTCCCATCTGGTGGTGTTGCCATCCATCTGGCTGCAGGGTCCTCTCCACCGCGTTTAAGGCAGAGGCATGGGCTTAACCTacatccacccccaccccagGACGGCTCCAGTGGAGATCAAGGGTCACATTCTGTCCGTTTGGTGTTTGCTGTCAGCTGGATGTAGCTGGTGTTTGAGGTGCGTTCTGTGATCACATGCTCTTATTCACCCCTCTCACTGGTTACATACGGTCGTAAGCACAAGCTTTTAGGTTTTATCGGTGTGTTTGTCTACTGGAGCAGCTCGACCCACTTCTCTCGTGTCCAGCTCCTGGTTGGTGCTCTGGGTCAGTggtgaaatgtgtgtttagATGCTGCAGGCTCTGCATGTGGCCGTGGCCTCGAGCGTCATTTTAATTACACCAGCCCTTCATTTACTGGGATCCAGTttaatctttgtgtttgtgtcgttGCCTCCCTGGCTCTGGCCCGACCTCATCTCTGCCTGCTGCCTCCCTGCTGGGAGCAAAGGAGGTCAGACACATTCAGACGGCTCCTCTCCTGTTGTTGATTTAAAGGCAGCCTCGTCTGTCTTCACACTGTGAATGTCACACAGCCCCAGACCTCTTATTCAcgtcctgtttgttttgagAACATATTAATTTCTCTGAATATCGCTCAGATATCATCATAATGTACTCAGGCGTCTTtcagaatctctctctctctccttcctgtccgGCGCAGACCGTCCTCTGGGACGTTTCTCTCCTGTGGCAGCATCTTGTCTGAGTCAAACACCTTCACTGGATCTGGTCACaaaatggctgttttttttcccctcatcaCCTCTGAGTCTATGTTGAGGGGAAACTCTCAGTTCTGCAAATATCTTGACTAATTTAGGTGGAACCTCCTCCTCATTAGGTTTTACAATGGTATAACACACTTTCCCATGTAAAATATGCAAAGCAGGGATCAAGCACTTGAGAAGTTAGATTTCCTGTCAGATTTGTTCCAGCGTCTTTACTTTCCAGTGGTTGCTCCTGACTTTGCATATCACAGGTTGTAAATGTGGTTGCATGACATAACCAGGCAGAGTCGTGTCATCACGGATGTCTGGCCTGCAAATAACAGACATCAAGGCATCATGGCCTCCGGGCTCCGTCAGAAGCGGACCCGATAGGCCTGGCGCCGGAGGTTCTGATGAGGCTTTATCTGTGGACGACCTGCCGCCTGCTGGGATTAAGGCGCTATTGTTAATCCGCTGCTGATTTGCACAGATGTGGTTCATTTCTCccattttgctttgtttgtctccGCTGGATCTGTCTCGCTTCACACCTCGTCCGTTAGGTAACGCGTGGTGAGAGGGTCCAGTGTTCACCTTATGCAACAGTGACGTCTCAATGCGGTTATTTCACTTATCAGAGAACTTATCGTTATGCAAAGGCTTTTCTTTGACATTCACAGCCGGAGGCGAGGAAAGGGAGGATTGCAGTCTAATCCCTCATGATCATCACTTAGACTGGTTCCAAATCAGAGCTGAGGAGGAATCGTTTTTTCCTGCTTGGTGTAAAATGGTGAAGGGAGGTTAGAGCGATTCCAAGAGGAATGAATCATGATTGATGCACATTACCGGTCTGCTAAAACGCAGACCCCTTGTGTCACATGGATTTACAGACAAATGCTGCTGGAACAGTTGTGAAGGACAGCTGGCGGTGCGTGGCGTTTGTTGGTGGAGGTGCTGTAATAGTTGAGCATGtgagggaggagcagagcagcagctgtgcagaggATAATCCCGGCCTGGACCTTAGCCTCTCAAATAGAAACTCCTGCAACTATTGTGGCTCAATCAgattaaaaagacacaaaagtcttcagagggagggagggagcggcgcCTCCGGCCCACAGCAGAGAGGACCCAGCGCCGGCTCGGCGTGGAACACAGTCAGTCGGACACAAAGCTCCGTTTGTCTCTTCTCTGTGGTTAAAAAAAGCCTGCCGACCAAGCAAatatttgatttctgcttttcctcGTGGGCTGCCATTCTTTGACTtgtcagaggcagcagatggagcaggcAGCGCGGCCTCGCCATTTTGTGTGTAAACAGGAACCGTTGCGACACTGGGCTGGAGGTGGCGTCTCTCCCGCCTGCTTCGCTGCGACGCCTTCAAAAGCTGCCCGTTTGGGCCATTTGCTTTGGTTTGTTGGAGCGGGTGTGTTTCAGCCTTGTTATTTGACAGtgaagagacagacaggaaacgcGGAGGGTGTGACATGCAGCCAAGGTCCCAGCTGGATGTAAAGCAGCTGTGGGTGGTGGCAGTGCAGCACCAGAGACACACTTTACACATTCAACCTCACTTCACAATTAGAACGATGAGTTACTTCCTAAAACTTGTGTAAACGGGTGTTTGGGCCGCGGGTTCCACTTGTTCTGCAGTACAACAAGTGGCCACTAGGATAAATGTGAAGGTCTgaggacgctgctctgctgctgcgtccaccaCGGCATGCCTGGTCGTCATAGCAACGCCCCATCAACCCGCAGACAGTCCTGTAAAGAAGTTGAGGGAATTGCGTTGTTGTCTCTTGGTGCGTGGCTCCATTTGTTGGGAAATGTGACTGTTGAGTGTATGAATCCCTGAGTGTCAGGATTTTCATATGCGTCCTCTCTTCCTGGTTCTCAAAGCCCCGGACGCAGCCGCGTTCTTCCCCTGTGACTCGGCGCCTTTGTGTCCTGACGGAATGTATTCAAATAGttttgtggttttcactctGGTGAAGTGTGTCTTTAAGTGTGTGGGTTTCTTTTAATGGAGCCTTAGATGATGTGCAGCGCCGTCAGACCCCGGTTTGATTCATCCAACaatgtgcctgtgtgtcagtGCGAGTAGGAAGAACAACTGCAACAGTATAAGGTCCTAGACTGAGGTTCTGTACCTGGAGACGTCCGTCATGGAGGACGTAAACGGCCCCTGCTTAAATGAGACAAGATAATAGCTGCTGTCACGTCTCCAGTGTCTCCAGTCAACGCTGACCCGGTCGGTCCTGGTTGAGGTGGGTCAGAGACGGTCCCACCTTCTCGCCTTCGGGTCATGTTCTGCTCGTCGCTGGTGGGTCTgcagcaggaccagaaccagaacacattTAGTTCCCAAACGAACAACGTGCACAGAAATGCGAGTTACAGTAACGTCTGCATCAGAGACTGGAATCCGGTGAACAGGACGTTCTACCACCTGCTGTGCTCTATTATTACTCAAGGTCATGAGCGCCGCTAGCAGACGCTGcctgctgagctccagcttctctgcactgatAAAATGTGTGATGAAATTTCTCAGGAAAGACTCTGGAAACAAGGCTGTGTTCTGTTTGGAAGTGTAGTGTTGGCAGGAGACCGGCCCATTTCACTTCTTGGAAAGGTTCTTCCTCGGGGTTCTGTTGTCACGCTGCTGGTTTTAACCcttgctgtgctgtgctgtgctgggcTGCATGCCGTTGTCATGCGGCGGGCTGTGGAGGGGCTCCCACACTGTTGGCTGAGGTTCAGTATTTCCTGCCGGACGTCACACGGCGGCCCCGCTGAGCCGGGCTCGGTTGGCTTCGTACACGGATCGAACCGGTTACTGTTGCTCAGCACTGAGCCCAGGGCGTCGGGGAGCAGAGTGAGTCATCACCTAATATCGCAGCAAGTCTCAGTGGAGTCGAACGCTGCACCTGACGATGAGGTCAGGTGCAGCGTTAGATTTGTCTGAATGCTGATTTGATCACATGTTTTTCCTCTGACTTCTGCAAATGAGATGTGATGAAAGCAGACTTGCATAATGTTTCTCAATGAAACTGAGCTATTCTTAAACTCCAAGCTCTTTCTTGGCAGGAACGAGTGAAGAACTTCTTCTCAGACGCAGCGTCAGTGACTTCCAATGACGTTTGTAAATTTGTGGATGTGATGAAACTCAGGACGTAAAAGATTTCTCATGAAGAAAGTGTAGTTAGAGTTAATATAAGTTAGTTAGTTGAATAAAGGGTCTTTGTAGGTGTGCTGTCGTGGACTTTGACCTGTGACTcatggctgcagctgttgtacacatggagctgctgtttaCCTGTACATCAGGCTTTACTGGAGACGTgacacctgagctgcagcctgtgtcacTGAGGAGTCAGGGCAGCGaaggtgcagctcctgctgtTTAGACTGGACGGTGTGTGTACTGATGATCCGCAGGTCCTGGTCTCCACCAAACGCAGCCACGGGACGTTGAACGGGTTGCAGCTGCTTTCTTTGACGTGTGACGTCACCTGACTAACTCTGCTTTGTTTCTATGTTTTTGTCATCACCAGGTATTAAACGAAGAGTGCGATCAGAACTGGTACAAGGCGGAGTTGAACGGAAAAGACGGCTTCATACCCAAGAATTACATTGAGATGAAGGCTCATCCGTAAGTAGAACACTGTGTTATATTACAGCCGCTCTCTGCCAGATAGGCTCTCTCTTTATTAATGCACCCGAGGCCTCATACACTTAATTGAATATTGACCCCACTGCATCGCTGCTAAAACGccatcagctgtgtttgtggggggggggcgtcctgTCTTGTCTGGCTTTTCACAAAGCTTCAGACACACTCGAACCGCGGTTGAGGCTCAGTACACGACCTGCTGTTACTGGAGTAGAGCGCGATGGAGGTCACGTCTCCCACTGTGCAGACAATGAAAAGACACCTGAGAGCAGCTGGTGCACGCGTGTCCAGCACGGCGGCGTCTGCATCTTTGATTTGGCCAATTCATTATTGATTCTTTATTGATTCCCACCTTTTGTGCAAACGAGCAAAGCTGTGGAAGTTTGGCTTCCTCtactttttctttatttccccaCATGAGCCTTGTGTTGTTCGTGCCTCCTCCCTGTCGTCTCAatcactctgctctgtgctcACGTCAGCACTTTCTCACTGAGGTGTCGTCGCATATTCTCAGTCTGTAGTTTGTCAGCTTGGAGGCAGCAAATGCAGGTCTTAACCTCCTCAGTGAGGAGCCAGTGACCTGTGAAGGAATTTGTAAAACTATAGCAGTCAGAGAACCCTGAACTGAGCGTCTGTCGCGCTGGTGGCTGTGAGACGAGCAATGATTTCTGTGTAAAGCTCCTCCTGGATTCACAGCTTAATAGTGAAATTCAATCAGACATTCTTCTTCAGTTATAGAACAGATAGTTTcatctttttgtgtttttaatctttgatcCATTTCCacatagtttgttttttatcttgTTACTCTGCCTGCGCTTCCTCATAAAGCTTCATGACATAATACCTGCAGAACAGGTCACATTCTGTGAATTAGGGAACAAATAGACGCTGATCGTCCTGCTTCCTCGTGCGTGTGGAGGCTTCTCTGGTGCTCGGCTCCAGGTGTGGTTAGTGCTGCTGTCCACCAGAAGGTGTGATGCTCGAGCCGTGCCCTCAGGTTTCCACCTGACCTGCGGTTTAGCTGATGTGGgactgtgggtgtgtgtggttcaTGTTTGATGAAGGAGAGAATACGTCTGAGCCGACAATGTGTTTAACAGCGCTGCCATTTGGAGATGTAGCCTTCTGCTCACAAACTTTAGCTGGTAGCAATAAAAGTGCAATTAATATAGAAATGTGTCTTTAAACACCACAGACAACAAACTTTCAGGTGGAGAATCAGCAATTGATCTACAACAAAGAAACTGATTTTGAAGCTATTTATAACAAACTAATGTTGAATGAAAGCTCTGCATCAGTAGGACCAGAAACAGCTGGAACCTTTGAATGTAAACAACCTGATGCTTATGTTACTGTGTCATCTGTGAGTGTGACCTGCTGCCACTTTGTGTGGTGACGTTTACAGTTTCCACACAGTTTATTTCAGACTACATGATGAAGTCAGCTTTAAAATGAAGACAtagatgtttgtgtcttttctctgtCCAGGTGGTTCTTTGGGAAGATTCCTCGTGCCAAAGCAGAGGAGATGCTCAACAAACAGAGGCACGACGGGGCCTTCCTCATCAGGGAGAGTGAGAGCGCCCCCGGGgacttctctctgtctgtgaagTACGTTTTCAGACGGACTCTTCGCTGTGAAACTGCACCAGAGCCCAAATCATTTCAGTGATGTTTCCAAACCACTTCCTGGTTCCGTGGCCTccgtgctgccccctgctgacGTTGGACCTCGGCCCTCTGACTACTGGGCTTTTTTAGCTGACACATGCAGAGCTTGTTTCCTCTTATCTGTGGTTCTGCGTTCTGACTTTCCTGGAGGACACGTCAGCTGACGCAGCGTCGGTGCCGAGGCACCGATCAGACCCTCCTGTTTTCAtgcttgttgctgttggtcACTGATCAGTGTGTTCATCGGCATCTGTTGCATTAAATTCTTCACCTCTGACCTTGTGCAGGTTTGGAAATGACGTGCAGCACTTCAAGGTTCTTCGTGATGGCGCTGGGAAGTATTTCCTGTGGGTGGTGAAGTTTAACTCCCTCAACGAGCTGGTGGACTACCACCGCTCCACCTCAGTCTCCCGCAATCAGCAGATCTTCTTGCGAGACATCGAGCAGGTTTCCCAGGTGAGGAAGGACCTGCTTCAGATGAAGCACGAATGAAAACACAGTGGAAAAGTGTGCCGGCACACAGACCACAGATCAGTTTGGAATAAAACCTGCACTTTTACCATTAAAGTAAAACTGACTTGACTGGATCAAACAGATGATTCAGTGAATGATCACATTCATAGTTACATCCAGAGGCCAGTTCTGCTTTCTGGAGAAGCTTATTTTCCTACACATTTATTCATGGCGGCTGACTTGCACCACGTTGCTATGGCGACAGGAAGTGATTTCTACAATAAGAGCAGCGCTACATGGTTGATGTAGCTGCTCAGGTCATCACATGCAGGGAGCACATGTGAGAGCAGGTAAGCAGCGATGGAAGCGCTGGGTCCATCTCCTAACGCGTCTCCGCTCTGAGCTGAAGATTCACAAATTAGACATCATCGCTCTTGTTTTGCTCCCTGATGTTGTCCAGTTGGAGCCTGTTTTAGGATTGAGTACAGGTCCTGTgatgcaggaacagctgtgacctgCATGTTTCCCTCTATTGAACGTCTCCCTGCTTCTCGTTGACAGCACGCCACGTACGTGCAGGCGCTCTTCGActtcgacccccaggaggaagGCGAGCTGGGTTTCCGACGCGGCGACTTTATCCAGGTCCTGGACAACTCGGACCCCAACTGGTGGAAAGGAGGCTGCCACGGCCAGACGGGCATGTTTCCCCGCAACTACGTCACACCCGTCAATCGAAACATGTAAACAGTCAGAGCGCGTAAACAACAGCAACCACCACCTTCACcaccatcgtcatcatcagccctccctcacccccccacGCCCgatcgcccgcccgcccgccctccACCATCCCACAATAACAGGAGCAGACGGGAGAAACGCAACCAACTGTACGAGAGAGAAATAAGAGGAGTAGAGCCGCTGCGTGGGCAGCGCGGAGCTAAATCTGCTTGTGCCGAGTGTGTGAACGCACGTCGGCCGGGACTGAACTGTCTCTGAGCGCCCAGCGTGGAGGAAAGCGACCACCCGCAGCCGCTCCTGCCTCTCCCACCTACCCAACATACCGCCTTCCTTCTGTGTTTAGTTGTCTTTCTTTGCTGCATGTTGTTTTAATCACCGACCAGTAAACCCTGACTACGttttaaagaaaaggaaaaagaaaagaaaaatgtaaaagatgttttttaaaatgtacaaaaaagagagaaaccCGTCACCTACAGTCCAGCAAGTTTCCATGTTGAAGAGCGTCGGCACGTGAGCATTGTGTTGGCTGGAAAAATGAATCAACTATAGAGAGAATCCATTTTTTAaaagtatatattatatatttgtatgtttgttttacCTCTCATCACCTTGTACTTTTTTCCATTTGTAAATTATGTTAAATCTCGTTGTACTTGTCTGGATGAGACCTAGTAGCTAGAATGTGCTGACCCATCGGTTGCTTTCTGCATCTGAGGGCTCGGAGATAAAACCGCTTCGTTCCCTTCGAAACGAGCCCCACATTTACCCGAGTGTGACGTCGCTGGGCAGCGTGAGACCGTGTGTGTTTACCGCTGACGTGGCCAGTGAATGTAGCTGAGTCCGACGTGGTCATGGGGGAAGCGCggtctgagctgagctgcgCTGACGTCGCGCAGCCGTCGCCTGCATCTAGAAGTGCAGCTAGAAACAGGAAACGGAGAGATTGTCTTTAAATGCTAACGTTGAGAGATCAGCTGAACGTGTCCGTTTCGGTTTTTCGTCTGTGTTGTCGAGCACTTTTTCCCTCTTGGTTTTCTGGTCCGTGTGCGTCTCGGTTCCCGTTTTCTTGTTCTCTCTGGATAGTGCCTTTCTCTCTGGTGTTTCAGTGTCTCCGACCTGCTACTTTGAGCCCCGGCCCCCGGGGCCGTCCCACAGTGAGAAACCGTGTACATAATCCAagcccccccctcgccccacATCACCGCCTTTGCTTGTATCACCCACATGAAACTCTTCTTATTTAAGTGTCTTTCGCCTTGTCTGACCTGAAGATACTGTCGTTtgttttttgctctttttttatttgcatttgttttgttttcaattaataaaatgcaattattaaaaaaacaagaatcaTTTCTGTGGTCTGTACTTTAGGAGAGCGATGTTTAAATGTGAACTGAAAAAGCTTGAAACTCTACAAGTGGTACTTCAATGATTCCCATGTTTGACACTGCGCTTTCAATCTCCAACGTTAGTGACTGAGCAGCAGTGACCATGGCCGGAACCAGAACTGGACTTGTACCAGAAGCAAAGGGTCCATGAGTTGTGCAAGGTTCAATGAAGAGCAAGAGGATGCAAAATCAAAAGCAGGGATGGGAAATGACAGATGCAAAGAACATAAGGACAGAGCAAGGACCGTTATTGTTTTAGACTGTGAAGTTGTCAAACCACTAGTGTTAAAAATATACGGTTACTTTGTGAAACTGCCTCAGCTTCCCTCAGCCGAGCTCCATCTATTTCTGTCCATGCTTGACTGTAGGCGTGACTGTTATCAGACCAGTCACTCATTAATCTGACGTGCAAAGATTGAGACTTTCCTCTCCCGGTGGATCAAACACGCGTAAGTCTCCCCCTTGACCTTGATCTTGTTGCTTGGACCCAAACCACACGCGCTCCTTCCAGGCCAGGGGCCACATGGTGGAAATCTGTCAACTGGTCTGACTTTAGCAGGACCGGTTCAAGTTCTGGCTGCAGCGTTTTATGAAAACGGAACATTAATCTGGTCCAGGTGACACAAGCTGGAAAACCCTGGAAATACTGACTGGCACGTTCTCCGATGAGCTGGAGCCATGGTTCCTAGGTGTTTGCTGCCATCTACTGGTTGATTACAGGAATGTGCCCTGAACTTTATAGCGTTAGTGGAAGCGCCTCAACTCGAGAACTGCGCTTGGAGTAAAGTCCTGAGTATTTCTCTAAGTCATTGTTTATTCCTAAACTGACTGTTCAGATCTCTGCACATTCacaataataaatgacagaGTATTACTTTAGTATATTATGAATCAATGGTGGAAGGTGGTGGTTGTCAGGTCGCGTGCCTAAAGCATTGAATGTCTCTGATGTTTTCCTGAGACTTGAAGTAAAGTGTAAATAGGAAACACTGCGTTTCTCGTCATACAACCTTACTGTGGTTTCCAAAAAATATACTTCGTTGTcggcaggattcgaacctgcgcggggagaccccaatggatttctagtccatcgccttaaccactcggccacgaCAACACAGAGATCACGGTACACTCCTTCTTTTATAAAGAAAATACGAAAAGGTTTCAGCTTCTATTGGAACAAGGTAAATACTAGTAGGATGAGGCAGCACACTCTGTTTATGGAGTCTCCAAGTTTACAACAAAGGCTTTTCAGCGTAAAACTGCGATTTTAACTTGAAATAAATCCaataatatacaataataatacatgAATCTGGGTGAGGTACGAGCATAATATCATTATTGCATGACGTTTGTGTAGTATTACATATCTAGATCAGACGTCAGTACACCATTAAATCAGTAATTAGCAGAAACCTGTAACCAGCCTCGTGCGTCTTATTCTGGAGCCAGGAAGTGTTGCTGTGTTAGCAACAAGCTGTAAACCTTATAATACAGGCGCAGGACGTTGTAAGCGCAGCTCGATTTGATCTCGGCTGTGtgttgatttattattattattattattattattattattattattattattattattattattattattattattattattacagcaaCATTATTAACTGTAAAAAAGGTACCGTGCAAAGACTAACTGTGCAAGATGTTGTGCATGTTtacagaaatatttaaacacGGATGAATGGTGGGAAATATGCAATATTAAAAAGTACACACAGtgaaatttattaaattaataaagttAGAGATTTATTTGAAACGTGCTGATGGCACATGTATTAGCACAGCAACTATTAATTAAACAGTTCcttgctctgcttttctctgtctcctcATCAGCCGGTCGAGGAACATGGacgcccaccctgagcctggtttGGCTCAACCCTTTCAACTCCCtctctcctggtgctgctcagtgggatttATTCTTAAACTTTCTTTAACTGTAACCATGTAAAGCAGTCTAGAGGATTTGAGTAGCCACTTCATTCATTATTAAAGTGCTTCTTCCTCCATCAGTAAACAATGACAAAGGGCTGTCTCTGAATAACAGTCTAATGTCTTTATTATATTACTCCACCaataatctataatatatatatatatatatatatacacacacattatatatatatatatatatatatatatatatatatatatatatatatatatatgtgtgtgtgtgtgtgtgtgtgtgtgtgtgtgtgtgtgtgtgtgtgtgtgtaacagttcGAACTGAGATTAATTGGGTAAAGCAGGGAAAATGAATGCAGGAGGCTTCAGGTGATGAATTCGTTTAATACTCTGCGCTCTTTGCTGATCTTTACTTTGATACTTGTCGACAGTTGTGGAGCGAAGTGGAGTAAAACGCAGCGGATCCGCTCCGGCACCACGTGACTCCTGCTGAGGGCCTGTGTTTGTTCAGCTCAGCggcggagaagaagaaaaatggcGGCTCTAGGCGAACCCAAACGGGGCGCCGGGCTAACGTTCTGAGCTTTCACGGCTGGAACCACACCGGGGCTTCGCCGCGTAGCTGCACCGTCCGAACCCCCGCTGCTCCAGCTTCGTGGCGGTACCGCTTCCACTCGCATCGGTGTCGGCCAAAGAGCGCAAACATTGGGATTGTAAAATAATAGAGCACGGTTATCATGAGAGGGAAAAGGGGCAGGCCGCCCAAACCGCTGCCGGCCGAGGAGCCGTCCCCAGCGGGGGCCCGCGGCTTGC
It encodes:
- the grb2b gene encoding growth factor receptor-bound protein 2b, whose product is MEAIAKYDFKATADDELSFKRGEILKVLNEECDQNWYKAELNGKDGFIPKNYIEMKAHPWFFGKIPRAKAEEMLNKQRHDGAFLIRESESAPGDFSLSVKFGNDVQHFKVLRDGAGKYFLWVVKFNSLNELVDYHRSTSVSRNQQIFLRDIEQVSQHATYVQALFDFDPQEEGELGFRRGDFIQVLDNSDPNWWKGGCHGQTGMFPRNYVTPVNRNM